A genomic stretch from Zeimonas sediminis includes:
- a CDS encoding enoyl-CoA hydratase/isomerase family protein, protein MTNEDFSIEPIPEGAVFRIERPAKLNAITRPVLLGLAACLDELEARGARLLVVTGAGERAFCAGTDLGELKGLDAETRLTKTAMARDLLVRLSRSPLVSVAAINGLAFGGGLELAMACTLRIAAPHATMSLPEVKLGLLPAYAGTQFLPAIVGKARALEIMMTGRVLSSDEALAIGLVHRLAEHGAPVLDQALAFGREVVRWSPGALAWIRRCVDAAGPEVTDAGLAVEDAAVRANFNSADAREGIAAFLEKREPRFGKG, encoded by the coding sequence ATGACGAACGAAGACTTCTCGATCGAGCCGATTCCCGAGGGCGCCGTCTTCCGGATCGAGCGCCCCGCCAAGCTGAACGCGATCACCAGGCCGGTGCTGCTCGGCCTGGCCGCCTGCCTCGACGAGCTGGAAGCACGCGGCGCCCGGCTGCTGGTCGTGACCGGCGCCGGCGAGCGCGCCTTCTGCGCCGGCACCGACCTCGGCGAGCTGAAGGGCCTCGACGCCGAGACCCGGCTGACCAAGACCGCGATGGCGCGCGACCTGCTGGTCAGGCTGTCGCGCTCGCCGCTGGTCAGCGTGGCCGCGATCAACGGCCTGGCCTTCGGCGGCGGCCTGGAGCTCGCGATGGCCTGCACGCTGCGCATCGCGGCGCCGCACGCCACGATGTCGCTGCCCGAGGTGAAGCTCGGCCTGCTGCCCGCCTACGCCGGCACCCAGTTCCTGCCGGCGATCGTCGGCAAGGCCCGGGCGCTGGAGATCATGATGACCGGCCGCGTGCTGTCCTCGGACGAGGCGCTGGCTATCGGCCTGGTGCACAGGCTCGCGGAGCACGGCGCGCCCGTGCTGGACCAGGCGCTGGCCTTCGGCCGCGAGGTGGTCCGCTGGTCGCCGGGCGCGCTGGCGTGGATCCGCCGCTGCGTCGACGCGGCCGGCCCGGAGGTGACCGACGCCGGCCTGGCGGTCGAGGACGCCGCGGTGCGCGCCAACTTCAATTCGGCCGATGCGCGCGAGGGCATCGCGGCCTTCCTGGAGAAGCGCGAGCCGCGCTTCGGAAAGGGCTGA
- a CDS encoding YqaA family protein, whose product MKLFSPLYRRAMTWSRHPHAPWYLGGLSFAESSFFPVPPDVMLAPMSLANPRRAMAFALLTTLASVAGGLLGYAIGLFAIDAILPWLKESRYWGAYETAVAWFGEWGVWAVFIAGFSPIPYKVFTIAAGALSMALLPFTIASIVGRGLRFFLVAGLMAWGGERMEAMLNRYVDRLGWATVGLVALAGIWYAYR is encoded by the coding sequence ATGAAACTGTTCTCTCCCCTCTACCGCCGCGCGATGACCTGGTCGCGCCATCCGCACGCGCCCTGGTACCTCGGCGGCCTGAGCTTCGCCGAGTCGTCGTTCTTTCCGGTGCCGCCCGACGTGATGCTGGCGCCGATGAGCCTCGCGAACCCGCGCCGCGCGATGGCCTTCGCGCTGCTGACCACGCTGGCCTCGGTGGCCGGCGGCCTGCTCGGCTACGCGATCGGACTGTTCGCGATCGACGCGATCCTGCCCTGGCTGAAGGAGAGCCGCTACTGGGGCGCCTACGAGACCGCGGTCGCGTGGTTCGGAGAGTGGGGCGTGTGGGCGGTCTTCATCGCCGGCTTCTCGCCGATCCCGTACAAGGTGTTCACGATCGCCGCGGGCGCGCTGTCGATGGCCCTGCTGCCGTTCACGATCGCGTCGATCGTCGGGCGCGGCCTGCGCTTCTTCCTGGTGGCCGGCCTGATGGCCTGGGGCGGCGAGCGGATGGAGGCGATGCTGAACCGCTACGTGGACCGCCTCGGCTGGGCGACCGTCGGCCTGGTCGCCCTGGCCGGAATCTGGTACGCGTATCGATAG
- a CDS encoding Acg family FMN-binding oxidoreductase, giving the protein MSRYDEAVRDTWRHAASPAGASREALFRELVRYATLAPSSHNTQCWKFRLAGDSITILPDFDRRCPVVDPDDHHLFVSLGCATENLLQAAAAFGLRAEPRFATGRDPAIEIALTPAAPERSALFDAIPLRQSTRCEYDGKPLSASDLRLLEAAGDAPGVRLRLITARPEIEKVLEYVVAGNTAQMRDPDFVRELERWIRFGDAEAIARSDGLFSRSSGNPAAPRWLGRRLFRIFFREKTENDKYARQLRSSAGVAVFSTESSDPGHWVEAGRAFERFALQATALGVRTAHLNQPVEVAQVRAQFSAHLGVAGGRPDLVIRFGRGPEMPRSLRRPVDAVLA; this is encoded by the coding sequence ATGAGCCGCTACGACGAAGCCGTCCGCGACACCTGGCGGCACGCCGCGTCCCCCGCGGGCGCGAGCCGCGAGGCGCTGTTCCGGGAGCTGGTTCGCTACGCGACGCTGGCCCCGTCGAGCCACAACACCCAGTGCTGGAAGTTCCGGCTCGCCGGCGATTCGATCACGATCCTGCCCGACTTCGACAGGCGCTGCCCGGTCGTCGATCCCGACGACCACCATCTGTTCGTGAGCCTGGGCTGCGCCACCGAGAACCTGCTGCAGGCCGCGGCCGCCTTCGGCCTGCGCGCCGAGCCGCGCTTCGCAACCGGCCGCGATCCGGCGATCGAGATCGCGTTGACGCCGGCAGCGCCCGAGCGCTCGGCCCTGTTCGACGCGATCCCGCTGAGGCAGTCGACCCGCTGCGAGTACGACGGCAAGCCGCTGTCCGCCTCCGACCTGCGCCTGCTGGAGGCCGCCGGCGACGCACCGGGCGTGCGGCTGCGACTCATCACCGCGCGGCCCGAGATCGAGAAGGTGCTCGAGTACGTGGTCGCCGGCAATACCGCGCAGATGCGCGACCCCGACTTCGTTCGCGAGCTCGAGCGCTGGATCCGCTTCGGCGACGCCGAGGCGATCGCGCGGAGCGACGGACTGTTCTCCCGCTCGTCGGGCAACCCGGCCGCGCCGCGCTGGCTGGGCAGGCGGCTGTTCCGCATCTTCTTCCGGGAGAAGACCGAGAACGACAAGTACGCGCGCCAGCTGCGCAGCTCGGCCGGCGTCGCGGTGTTTTCCACCGAGTCGAGCGACCCTGGACACTGGGTGGAGGCAGGCCGTGCGTTCGAGCGCTTCGCGCTGCAGGCCACCGCGCTGGGCGTGCGCACCGCGCACCTGAACCAGCCGGTCGAGGTCGCGCAGGTGCGCGCGCAGTTCTCGGCCCACCTCGGCGTGGCCGGCGGGCGTCCCGACCTGGTGATCCGCTTCGGCCGCGGGCCCGAGATGCCACGATCCTTGCGCCGGCCGGTCGACGCGGTGCTGGCCTGA
- a CDS encoding DUF2889 domain-containing protein — MPFSDPAPRRHLHTRKVHCEGFLREDGLWDIEGRILDTKTYTYTEPYRGVREPGSEVHHMAIRLTIDDDLVVRAIEVDMPSTPYPTCVGARPNFDGLVGACIARGWRKSVNEAVGATRGCTHVRELLFPMATVAFQTVLGWPEDGPEGVCKPKHESTGERPHFIDGCHAWAADGEVVATLHPQFSTRRKNPGA, encoded by the coding sequence ATGCCCTTCTCCGACCCCGCGCCCCGGCGCCACCTGCACACCCGCAAGGTCCACTGCGAAGGCTTCCTGCGCGAGGACGGCCTGTGGGACATCGAGGGCCGCATCCTCGACACGAAGACCTATACGTACACCGAGCCCTACCGCGGGGTTCGCGAGCCCGGCAGCGAGGTGCACCACATGGCGATCCGGCTCACGATCGACGACGACCTGGTGGTGCGCGCGATCGAGGTCGACATGCCTTCCACGCCCTACCCGACCTGCGTCGGCGCCAGGCCGAACTTCGACGGGCTGGTCGGCGCCTGCATCGCGCGCGGCTGGCGCAAGTCGGTCAACGAAGCCGTGGGCGCCACCCGCGGCTGCACCCACGTGCGCGAGCTGCTGTTCCCGATGGCCACAGTGGCCTTCCAGACCGTGCTGGGCTGGCCGGAGGACGGGCCCGAAGGCGTCTGCAAGCCGAAGCACGAGTCGACCGGCGAGCGCCCCCACTTCATCGACGGCTGTCACGCCTGGGCCGCCGACGGCGAGGTGGTCGCCACCCTGCATCCGCAATTCTCGACGCGACGGAAGAATCCGGGCGCCTGA
- a CDS encoding ethylbenzene dehydrogenase-related protein, translated as MSASFFRRRGAGLILGAALAGTILSGCNSSSDSVADGQVPLPDPAPVPAPSVVVDYLKDAPDALAWGPAVNVTAFAPAQRSWQYVVRDWVPPRDSHPQSASDAVKAGAACASCHDGSTAPAPAALGDSLVVKDADPVAGKVGSRDVTVQAAYTASKFYLKVSWRTQYPRPGASHDLLTYVVDDAGQGAWLTTGIEKQEPLANDYDVYSAEDRVSMLFLPSSVTTADAAIGAPDFHAVGCWASCHNDQSGMAAAAFVPTPASKYLLNTRVDGRVGGPTIPALDLDALKLALKFPDMWHFRGGRAAAVQSATDAYVLDARRGDTGTDVFSTNNLDANGNPLWMYDKAVTGFSMVTREQFAEDLGNTLPALVVDGPGKNAVPFDAAQTVPGGAILPRRVLKPVESLVDNGGSRTNVKTYSKWEAGTWTVVFERDRETTNADDHSLNPDQQNYSFAFAIHDDNVAGRWHFVSFPVTLGAEGSSATIKAKFND; from the coding sequence ATGAGCGCAAGTTTCTTTCGTCGCCGCGGAGCGGGGCTGATCCTGGGCGCCGCACTGGCCGGGACGATACTGTCCGGCTGCAATTCCTCGAGCGACAGTGTCGCCGACGGGCAGGTGCCGCTCCCCGATCCGGCCCCCGTCCCGGCCCCGTCGGTCGTCGTCGACTACCTGAAGGATGCGCCCGACGCGCTTGCCTGGGGCCCTGCGGTGAACGTCACCGCGTTTGCGCCGGCCCAGCGAAGCTGGCAGTACGTCGTGCGCGACTGGGTCCCGCCTCGCGACTCCCACCCGCAGTCGGCCAGCGATGCGGTCAAGGCGGGGGCGGCGTGCGCCTCGTGTCACGACGGTTCGACCGCGCCCGCGCCGGCTGCGCTGGGCGACAGCCTGGTCGTCAAGGATGCCGATCCGGTGGCGGGCAAGGTCGGGTCGCGAGACGTCACGGTGCAGGCCGCGTACACGGCGAGCAAGTTCTACCTGAAAGTCTCGTGGCGGACACAGTACCCGCGTCCGGGCGCGAGCCACGACCTGCTCACCTACGTCGTCGACGACGCGGGGCAGGGGGCGTGGCTGACCACCGGGATCGAGAAGCAGGAGCCGCTGGCGAACGACTACGACGTCTACAGCGCCGAGGACCGGGTCAGCATGCTGTTCCTGCCCAGCAGCGTCACGACCGCCGATGCCGCGATCGGCGCTCCGGACTTTCACGCCGTCGGCTGCTGGGCAAGCTGCCACAATGACCAGTCCGGGATGGCGGCGGCCGCTTTCGTGCCGACTCCGGCGAGCAAGTACCTGCTCAATACGCGCGTCGACGGTCGGGTAGGCGGCCCGACCATCCCCGCGCTGGACCTCGACGCGCTGAAGCTCGCCCTCAAATTCCCGGACATGTGGCACTTCCGCGGCGGGCGCGCTGCTGCCGTGCAGTCGGCCACCGATGCCTACGTGCTCGACGCCCGGCGCGGCGACACCGGCACCGACGTGTTCAGCACCAACAACCTGGATGCGAACGGCAACCCGCTCTGGATGTACGACAAGGCGGTGACCGGTTTCAGCATGGTGACGCGCGAGCAGTTCGCCGAGGATCTCGGGAACACGCTGCCGGCGCTGGTCGTGGACGGTCCGGGCAAGAACGCGGTGCCCTTCGACGCCGCGCAGACCGTGCCGGGCGGGGCCATCCTGCCGCGCCGCGTGCTCAAGCCGGTTGAGTCACTGGTGGACAACGGCGGCAGTCGCACCAACGTCAAGACCTACAGCAAGTGGGAAGCCGGCACCTGGACCGTGGTCTTCGAACGCGATCGGGAAACGACGAATGCCGACGACCACTCGCTGAACCCCGACCAGCAGAACTACAGCTTCGCCTTCGCGATCCACGACGACAACGTGGCCGGCCGCTGGCACTTCGTGAGTTTTCCGGTCACGCTCGGGGCGGAGGGTTCGAGCGCTACGATCAAGGCGAAGTTCAACGACTGA
- a CDS encoding dihydrolipoyl dehydrogenase, giving the protein MTESLDAIVVGAGSAGLAAVREIGKRTERFLLVNDGPYGTTCARVGCMPSKVLIEAANAFHKRVVFDEMGIRGAAGLSADLPAVLARVRALRDDFVAGTLKLTDRLGERSIAGRARLLAPDRIEVAGREYRARSIVLATGSSPVVPKPWRELGDRILTTDTLFEQQSLPPRIAVVGLGAIGVEIAQALSRLGIQVSAFDAADRLAGLSDPEVEEALREALGREFPVRTGVAVELAAAGDGVEVRAGDARIVVDKVLAAVGRRPNLGGLGLEALGVKLDDRGMPPVDPGTMRIGDLPVFLAGDANGDRALLHEAADEGHIAGLNAVSPEPLCFERRTPMGVVFCDPNLATVGARFDQLDEASAIVGEADFRRQSRARMTGRDRGIARVYADRASGRLLGAAMCVPGGEHMAHLLALAVGQGLTVADMLRMPVYHPVLEEGLRGAFRALAKQLPDGGVSDLSACGGFQAEALD; this is encoded by the coding sequence ATGACCGAATCGCTCGACGCGATCGTGGTCGGCGCCGGCTCTGCCGGCCTGGCGGCGGTCAGGGAAATCGGCAAGCGCACCGAGCGCTTCCTGCTGGTCAACGACGGCCCGTACGGCACCACCTGCGCGCGGGTGGGCTGCATGCCGTCCAAGGTGCTGATCGAGGCGGCCAACGCCTTTCACAAGCGCGTGGTCTTCGACGAGATGGGCATCCGCGGCGCGGCCGGCCTGTCGGCCGACCTGCCGGCGGTGCTCGCGCGGGTTCGCGCGCTGCGCGACGACTTCGTGGCCGGCACGCTGAAGCTCACCGACAGGCTCGGCGAGCGCAGCATCGCCGGCCGGGCCAGGCTGCTCGCGCCCGACCGGATCGAGGTGGCCGGCCGCGAATACCGCGCGCGCAGCATCGTGCTGGCCACCGGCAGCAGTCCCGTCGTGCCGAAGCCCTGGCGCGAGCTGGGCGATCGGATCCTGACCACCGACACCCTGTTCGAGCAGCAGTCGCTGCCGCCCCGTATCGCGGTCGTCGGGCTCGGCGCGATCGGTGTCGAGATCGCGCAGGCGCTGTCGCGGCTGGGCATCCAGGTATCCGCCTTCGACGCGGCCGATCGCCTTGCCGGGCTCTCCGATCCGGAAGTCGAGGAGGCGCTGCGCGAGGCGCTCGGCCGCGAGTTCCCGGTTCGCACCGGCGTCGCGGTCGAACTCGCCGCGGCGGGCGACGGCGTCGAGGTGCGGGCGGGCGACGCGCGGATCGTGGTCGACAAGGTGCTGGCCGCCGTCGGCAGGCGGCCGAATCTCGGAGGCCTCGGGCTCGAGGCCCTCGGCGTGAAGCTCGACGACCGCGGCATGCCGCCGGTCGACCCGGGCACGATGCGGATCGGCGACCTGCCGGTCTTTCTCGCCGGCGACGCCAACGGCGACCGGGCGCTGCTGCACGAGGCGGCCGACGAAGGCCACATCGCCGGGCTGAACGCGGTCTCCCCCGAGCCGCTGTGCTTCGAGCGCCGCACGCCGATGGGCGTCGTCTTCTGCGATCCGAACCTGGCCACTGTGGGCGCGCGCTTCGACCAGCTCGACGAGGCGAGCGCGATCGTCGGCGAGGCCGACTTTCGTCGCCAGAGCCGCGCGCGGATGACCGGTCGCGACCGCGGCATCGCGCGCGTGTACGCCGACCGCGCGAGCGGCCGGCTGCTCGGCGCGGCGATGTGCGTGCCCGGCGGCGAGCACATGGCGCACCTGCTGGCGCTCGCGGTCGGGCAGGGCCTGACGGTGGCCGACATGCTGCGGATGCCGGTCTACCACCCGGTGCTCGAGGAGGGCCTGCGCGGCGCGTTCCGCGCGCTGGCGAAGCAGCTGCCGGACGGCGGCGTGTCGGATCTCTCGGCGTGCGGTGGCTTCCAGGCCGAGGCGCTGGACTGA
- a CDS encoding SDR family oxidoreductase has protein sequence MIKAIVTGHSRGLGAAIASKLLGRGIAVLGLARARNDNLAGHHPELLEQVEIDLADAAALAQWIDGGALDAWLADAGTALLVNNAGTVQPIGPLPSQGAAAVSKAVALNVAAPLMLSAAFVARCRPGTDCRVLNVSSGAGRHVYPGWSVYCATKAALDHHARAVVLDKTPGLRICSLAPGVIDTDMQAEIRSTDLERFPVRERFEAMKRDGVLVSADECAGRIVGHLLGDAFGEQPVADLRELGASGKA, from the coding sequence ATGATCAAGGCAATCGTCACCGGACATTCCCGCGGCCTCGGCGCCGCGATCGCCTCGAAGCTGCTCGGGCGCGGCATCGCCGTGCTCGGGCTCGCCAGAGCCCGCAACGACAACCTGGCCGGGCACCACCCCGAGCTGCTCGAGCAGGTCGAGATCGACCTGGCCGACGCCGCCGCGCTGGCGCAGTGGATCGACGGCGGCGCGCTCGACGCGTGGCTGGCCGACGCCGGCACCGCGCTGCTGGTGAACAACGCGGGCACGGTCCAGCCGATCGGTCCCTTGCCCTCGCAGGGCGCCGCCGCGGTGTCGAAGGCGGTCGCGCTGAACGTGGCGGCGCCGCTGATGCTGTCGGCCGCATTCGTCGCGCGCTGCCGGCCGGGCACGGACTGCCGGGTGCTGAACGTTTCCAGCGGGGCCGGGCGGCACGTGTATCCGGGCTGGTCGGTCTACTGCGCCACGAAGGCGGCGCTCGATCATCATGCCCGCGCGGTCGTGCTGGACAAGACCCCCGGCCTGCGGATCTGCAGCCTTGCGCCCGGCGTGATCGACACCGACATGCAGGCCGAGATCCGCTCTACCGACCTCGAGCGGTTTCCGGTGCGGGAGCGCTTCGAGGCGATGAAGCGCGACGGGGTCCTGGTCAGCGCCGACGAGTGCGCGGGGCGGATCGTCGGGCACCTGCTGGGCGATGCGTTCGGCGAGCAGCCGGTCGCCGACCTGCGCGAACTGGGGGCCTCCGGGAAGGCCTGA
- a CDS encoding cysteine hydrolase family protein: MNWKTAYRSIYYQGAPEPADPALDPRTTALLVIDVQNTYLERPDRASLSEEGRRVYDAWTPFHERMNRQVIPRTRRLLDLFRARGIECLFARIACQTRDGRDRSLSQKKPGWNNLLLPKDEHASQIVPELAPLPDEIVVTKTTDSALTGSNLRLILHNLGIRTVVCCGIFTDQCVSSTVRSLADESFEVLVLEDCCAAASDELHRKELEIVNMIYCHVMSSDELLDLMKLG; the protein is encoded by the coding sequence ATGAACTGGAAGACCGCCTACCGATCGATCTACTACCAGGGCGCACCCGAGCCGGCAGACCCCGCGCTCGACCCGCGAACGACCGCGCTGCTGGTCATCGACGTGCAGAACACCTATCTGGAGCGCCCGGACAGGGCGAGCCTCTCCGAGGAAGGCCGGCGCGTCTACGACGCCTGGACGCCTTTTCACGAACGCATGAACCGGCAGGTGATCCCCCGCACCCGGCGGCTGCTCGACCTGTTCCGCGCGCGGGGCATCGAGTGTCTGTTCGCGCGGATAGCCTGCCAGACCCGCGACGGCCGCGACCGCTCGCTGAGCCAGAAGAAGCCGGGCTGGAACAACCTGCTGCTGCCGAAGGACGAGCACGCTTCGCAGATCGTGCCCGAGCTGGCGCCGCTGCCCGACGAGATCGTCGTCACGAAGACCACCGACTCGGCGCTGACCGGCAGCAACCTGCGGCTGATCCTGCACAACCTGGGCATCCGCACCGTGGTCTGCTGCGGGATCTTCACCGACCAGTGCGTGTCTTCCACCGTGCGCAGCCTGGCCGACGAGAGCTTCGAGGTGCTGGTGCTGGAAGACTGCTGCGCGGCCGCTTCCGACGAGCTCCACCGCAAGGAGCTCGAGATCGTCAACATGATCTACTGCCACGTGATGTCGAGCGACGAGCTGCTCGACCTGATGAAGCTCGGCTGA
- a CDS encoding N-acyl-D-amino-acid deacylase family protein, whose protein sequence is MAAWDLLLRGAHLIDGSGAPAASADVALAGGRIAAVGRLDPGDAASVRDLDGLALAPGFIDVHTHDDRLLLSDPSMTPKLSQGVTTVIAGNCGISLAPLGDAEAVPPINLVAEVEDGRRFGSFADYFAALDASPPSVNCAALVGHTTLRVRTMAALDRPATGAEIAAMQALVAEAIEAGAIGASTGTYYGPASAATADEIRRVLEPLRGSGALIASHIRDETDGVLQAMREAFGIAAELGVRQVISHHKLAGKANFGRSSETLALFDETRKRADVCLDCYPYAASSTILRADAANIAASTLVTWSTPRPEFAGRYLDAIAAELGVAPAAAVELLQPAGAIYFMMDEADVERILAYPETMVGSDGLPHDLFPHPRLWGAFPRVLGHYARERKLFPLETAVHKMTGLSAGRFGLAGRGLVRPGYAADLVVFDPDTVADTATFAKPVSPAAGIVSVFVNGVESWTAGGHTGARAGTAIRRGR, encoded by the coding sequence ATGGCTGCCTGGGACCTTTTGCTGCGCGGTGCGCACCTGATCGACGGAAGCGGCGCGCCGGCCGCCAGCGCCGACGTGGCGCTGGCCGGCGGGCGGATCGCGGCGGTCGGCCGGCTGGATCCCGGCGACGCGGCGAGCGTGCGCGACCTGGACGGCCTCGCGCTCGCGCCGGGCTTCATCGACGTCCACACGCACGACGATCGCCTGTTGCTGTCCGATCCGTCGATGACGCCCAAGCTCAGCCAGGGCGTGACCACGGTGATCGCCGGCAATTGCGGCATCAGCCTGGCGCCGCTCGGCGATGCCGAGGCGGTGCCGCCGATCAACCTGGTCGCCGAGGTCGAGGACGGCCGGCGCTTCGGCTCCTTCGCCGATTACTTCGCCGCGCTCGACGCGAGCCCGCCCAGCGTGAACTGCGCGGCGCTGGTCGGCCACACCACGCTGCGGGTGCGGACGATGGCCGCGCTCGACCGCCCGGCCACCGGCGCCGAGATCGCCGCGATGCAGGCGCTGGTCGCGGAGGCGATCGAGGCGGGCGCGATCGGCGCGTCCACCGGCACCTACTACGGGCCGGCGTCGGCCGCCACGGCCGACGAGATCCGCCGGGTGCTCGAGCCGCTGCGCGGCAGCGGCGCGCTCATCGCCTCGCACATCCGCGACGAAACCGACGGCGTGCTGCAGGCGATGCGGGAGGCCTTCGGCATCGCCGCCGAACTCGGCGTTCGGCAGGTGATCTCGCACCACAAGCTCGCCGGCAAGGCCAACTTCGGCCGCTCCTCCGAGACGCTCGCGCTGTTCGACGAGACCCGCAAGCGCGCCGACGTTTGCCTCGACTGCTATCCGTACGCGGCCTCGTCGACGATCCTGCGCGCCGATGCGGCCAACATCGCCGCGAGCACGCTGGTCACATGGTCCACGCCGCGGCCCGAGTTCGCGGGCCGCTACCTCGACGCGATCGCCGCCGAGCTGGGCGTGGCGCCCGCCGCGGCAGTCGAGCTTCTGCAGCCAGCCGGCGCGATCTACTTCATGATGGACGAGGCCGATGTCGAGCGCATCCTGGCCTACCCGGAAACCATGGTCGGTTCCGACGGCCTGCCGCACGACCTGTTCCCGCACCCGCGCCTGTGGGGCGCGTTCCCGCGCGTGCTCGGGCACTATGCCCGCGAGCGCAAGCTGTTCCCGCTCGAGACTGCGGTGCACAAGATGACCGGGCTTTCCGCCGGGCGCTTCGGGCTGGCCGGGCGCGGCCTTGTGCGGCCCGGCTACGCCGCCGACCTGGTGGTCTTCGACCCCGACACGGTCGCCGACACGGCTACCTTCGCGAAGCCGGTGAGCCCGGCAGCCGGCATCGTGTCGGTGTTCGTGAACGGCGTCGAGAGCTGGACCGCAGGCGGGCACACCGGCGCGCGGGCGGGCACCGCGATCCGGCGCGGGCGCTGA
- a CDS encoding ABC transporter substrate-binding protein: MNQKFSSRPIAGALARATFSLVAAATFAVAAPAFAQQKVLKFVPEADLRSLDPIWTTAYITRNHGYMIYDVLLAVDENFNVKPQMVDKWEISADKLTYTFTLRDGLKFHDGQPVRSADCIASIERWAKRDVFGQKLGEMTKSWTAVDDKTFKLELKQPFAYVLDALAKPSSNVPFIMPERLAKTDAFTQVTEAIGSGPFKFVKEEWVPGSKVVYVKNTDYKPRSEPPSWGSGGKVVKVDRVEWIYIPDSATAAAALNAGEVDWWQQLPPDLIPLLSKNKEVKVENVDPLGSIGLMRFNQLQPPFNNVKLRQAVLSVVNQQDYALAIAGDPKSGKPCPSVFTCGTPLSNTAGSEVLTGKRDVAKAKQLVKESGYKGEKVVLMTATDQPIVHAQALVTSELLRSIGINVELAASDWGTLITRRSSKEPIDKGGWNIFHTWFVGPDLVNPALNTPLRGAGEKSWFGWPNDPKLEELRDAWFAAGSAAEQKKLAEELQKRAFETVPFIPTAQFIIPTAYRTNITGIIKSPVTFLWNVEKK; this comes from the coding sequence ATGAATCAGAAGTTCTCGTCCCGACCGATCGCGGGCGCGCTGGCTCGCGCGACCTTCTCGCTGGTCGCCGCCGCCACCTTCGCGGTCGCCGCGCCGGCCTTCGCGCAGCAGAAGGTCCTTAAGTTCGTTCCCGAAGCCGATCTGCGCAGCCTCGATCCGATCTGGACCACGGCCTACATCACCCGCAACCACGGCTACATGATCTACGACGTGTTGCTGGCGGTGGACGAGAACTTCAACGTCAAGCCCCAGATGGTCGACAAGTGGGAGATCAGCGCCGACAAGCTGACCTACACCTTCACGCTGCGCGACGGCCTGAAGTTCCACGACGGCCAGCCGGTCCGCTCGGCCGACTGCATCGCGTCGATCGAACGCTGGGCCAAGCGCGACGTCTTCGGCCAGAAGCTCGGCGAGATGACCAAGAGCTGGACCGCGGTCGACGACAAGACCTTCAAGCTCGAGCTCAAGCAGCCCTTCGCCTACGTGCTCGACGCGCTGGCCAAGCCCTCGTCGAACGTGCCGTTCATCATGCCGGAGCGCCTGGCCAAGACCGACGCGTTCACGCAGGTGACCGAGGCGATCGGCTCGGGCCCCTTCAAGTTCGTCAAGGAAGAGTGGGTCCCGGGCAGCAAGGTCGTCTACGTCAAGAACACCGACTACAAGCCGCGCTCGGAACCGCCGTCCTGGGGCTCGGGCGGCAAGGTGGTCAAGGTCGACCGCGTCGAGTGGATCTACATCCCCGACTCGGCCACCGCGGCCGCGGCGCTGAACGCCGGCGAGGTCGACTGGTGGCAGCAGCTGCCGCCCGACCTGATCCCGCTGCTGTCGAAGAACAAGGAGGTCAAGGTCGAGAACGTCGACCCGCTCGGCTCGATCGGCCTGATGCGCTTCAACCAGCTGCAGCCCCCGTTCAACAACGTGAAGCTGCGCCAGGCGGTGCTGTCGGTCGTCAACCAGCAGGACTACGCGCTGGCGATCGCCGGCGATCCGAAGAGCGGCAAGCCCTGCCCCTCGGTGTTCACCTGCGGCACGCCGCTGTCGAACACCGCGGGCTCCGAGGTGCTGACCGGCAAGCGCGACGTGGCCAAGGCCAAGCAGCTGGTCAAGGAGTCGGGCTACAAGGGCGAGAAGGTCGTGCTGATGACCGCCACCGACCAGCCGATCGTGCACGCCCAGGCGCTGGTCACCTCGGAGCTGCTGCGCTCGATCGGCATCAACGTCGAGCTGGCCGCAAGCGACTGGGGCACGCTGATCACGCGGCGCTCGTCGAAGGAGCCGATCGACAAGGGCGGCTGGAACATCTTCCACACCTGGTTCGTCGGTCCCGACCTGGTCAACCCGGCGCTGAACACGCCGCTTCGCGGCGCGGGCGAGAAGTCCTGGTTCGGCTGGCCGAACGATCCGAAGCTCGAGGAGCTGCGCGACGCCTGGTTCGCCGCAGGCTCGGCCGCCGAGCAGAAGAAGCTGGCCGAGGAGCTCCAGAAGCGCGCGTTCGAGACGGTGCCGTTCATCCCGACCGCGCAGTTCATCATCCCGACCGCCTACCGGACGAACATCACCGGCATCATCAAGTCGCCGGTCACGTTCCTGTGGAACGTCGAGAAGAAGTGA